The window TTTTTTCACTAAAGAAGCGCTTGACTCTTGCGTATTGGGATTTACCGATTTTGCGATAAAGATAGATATTCAGCATTCCATCCGAAAGAAACTGCTCTGGTGTTAAAGGGGGCTGTAATTCATATATAAAAGCTCTTTTATCTTCATCTTTTTTGAGGTATGCCCTGAGCAGTCCAATCCCCTCCAGCTTTAAGCGGTTTTCATAAATCGCTTTTAGGTTCATATCCATGAAATTCATTAAGCTGTGATGTGAGTGAGATTCCGACCATAAACGGTTTTCTTCCAGCTCCGCCCATAGCGTCATATATAAACTTATACAGCCTGCACCAATTAATGGCTGATACAGGAAGGTAAGTACTTTTCGATCATAATCATGCAAAAGACCATTGGCAGCGACGACATATCGGTCAATAGGTAAAAGTTCTTGCCAATGTTGAGTCATGACAGTCAACCTTTCATGAATAATTTGAAAAAGAGCCAAAGAATACTCTTTAGCTCATAGGAAAAGCGTCAGGGAATGGCAAAAAGGTATGCCGTATTGATTAGGATTGTTCTTTTTTGATTAATTCCTTTAATTCATCAATAAACACATTAATGTCTTTAAATTGACGGTAAACAGATGCGAACCGGACATATGATACTTCATCAATTTTAGCTAACCTTTCCATAACCATTTCGCCAATTTCATCACTTTTGATTTCAGAAACCCCTTGATTACGTAATTCCTTCTCCACTTCTGAAGTAAGATCCTCCAGCTGTTTTAAGGCAACGGGTCTTTTTTCACACGCTTTGATTAAGCCGCGCAGCATTTTTTCCCGACTGAATTCTTCCCTTGTTCCTTCCTTCTTCACAACAACAAGTGGACTTTCTTCTACTTTTTCAAATGTAGTAAAACGATAACCACATTTCTCACACTCTCTTCGACGTCGTATAGACCGTCCCTCATCAACAGGACGAGAGTCAACAACACGAGAATTATTATTTTGGCACGAAGGGCATTTCATACAATCAGCTCCGACTTTAATTTCCTATCTACTATCTTATTAAAAAGATGTAGGCAGTACAAGTCATTTTGAATTTATGATAAAAAAAGAGCTCATCCTCTAAATCCCATACTCCATTTTCAAAATATTGATAATGAATGATGAAGCGAAAGAGGAATCGCCACAATAAAAAGGATTACCTCTAAGAGATAATCCTTTTTGCTAGACTTCTATATTATTATTAAGCGTTAACAATCGAAGAATTTAAAAGCTTTTCAGCTACATAGTTGGTTAAGTCGACTACACGGCAGGAATAACCCCACTCGTTATCATACCAAGCCAATACCTTCACTTTATTCTTACCAATCACCATCGTTGATAAACCATCAATAATAGCGGAATTAGGGTTTGTATTAAAATCAACAGATACCAATGGTTCATCTGTAACTGCAAGGATTCCATTTAGTTCATTTTCAGACGCAGCTTTAAAAGCATTATTGATATCATCAATGGTCACGTCTTGCTTAAGGTCCACTACTAAATCCACTAATGAAACATTCGGAGTTGGAACACGTAAGGACATTCCATGCAATTTACCCTTTAATTGCGGTAGTACGAGCGCAAGGGCTTTAGCCGCACCTGTTGATGTTGGGATAATCGACTGAGCGCATGCTCGAGCTCTTCTCAAATCTTTATGTGGATTGTCAATATTCTTTTGATCATTTGTA of the Bacillus tuaregi genome contains:
- the nrdR gene encoding transcriptional regulator NrdR, whose product is MKCPSCQNNNSRVVDSRPVDEGRSIRRRRECEKCGYRFTTFEKVEESPLVVVKKEGTREEFSREKMLRGLIKACEKRPVALKQLEDLTSEVEKELRNQGVSEIKSDEIGEMVMERLAKIDEVSYVRFASVYRQFKDINVFIDELKELIKKEQS